A stretch of the Flavobacterium sp. 5 genome encodes the following:
- a CDS encoding thioredoxin fold domain-containing protein: MKKKILLGLWFSLLLVAIAFLFWQNEYKYSLPTPIPKNYHDVAMGTKIDLGQCCVEDSKPVFIHFFNPDCPCSRFNVPHISTLIKKYGDKINFKIVVLNKQKNFTIEEIQKKFNSDDIPVFFDEEIAKKCGVFSTPQAVLLDGSHNLYYRGNYNKTRYCTNADSNYAQMAIESLLKKTNSPSFDALALRAYGCSLPKCNK; encoded by the coding sequence ATGAAGAAAAAAATACTTCTGGGCTTATGGTTTTCATTATTACTTGTTGCAATTGCTTTTTTATTCTGGCAGAACGAATATAAATATAGTCTACCAACACCTATTCCAAAAAATTATCATGACGTTGCCATGGGGACCAAAATTGACTTGGGACAATGTTGCGTTGAAGATAGCAAACCAGTTTTTATCCACTTTTTTAATCCTGATTGTCCCTGCTCACGATTTAATGTACCTCATATAAGTACACTAATCAAAAAGTATGGAGATAAAATCAATTTTAAAATTGTTGTTCTAAACAAACAGAAAAATTTCACAATAGAAGAAATCCAAAAAAAATTTAATTCTGATGATATCCCTGTCTTTTTTGATGAAGAAATTGCTAAAAAATGCGGTGTTTTTTCGACTCCCCAAGCAGTCCTTTTAGATGGATCTCACAACTTATATTACCGTGGAAACTACAACAAAACAAGATATTGTACTAATGCCGATAGTAATTATGCTCAAATGGCAATAGAATCTTTACTAAAGAAAACTAATTCCCCTTCATTTGATGCTTTAGCACTTAGGGCATACGGATGTTCATTACCAAAATGCAATAAATAA